In a single window of the Nocardiopsis composta genome:
- a CDS encoding SGNH/GDSL hydrolase family protein produces the protein MGGRRIFGGLAAAFTALGAGWAAAPAHASGGGGEGPLDYVALGDSAAAGPLIPDQDPNLACLRSDRNYPAVVAEALGADLTDVTCSGARLSDLSERQYGLLPPQYRALDEETDLVTITIGGNDVDLVTRALTCLNFKPEPYGISCEERLTSGGDRIAEDVDAWEPEFGAALARIGELAPDARIVVAGYGHYIREGGCWPDQPIWGRDGDYLQRSVSHLNDALERQAGEHGAEFVDLEPVSEGHDVCAAPGDRYLEGLVPTSPAMTLHPNARGMAAFGGAIAESLGAREQAPLG, from the coding sequence GTGGGCGGGCGACGGATCTTCGGCGGGCTGGCGGCGGCGTTCACGGCGTTGGGGGCGGGCTGGGCGGCCGCACCGGCACACGCCTCCGGCGGGGGAGGGGAAGGCCCCCTCGACTACGTCGCCCTGGGCGACTCGGCGGCCGCCGGACCGCTCATCCCCGACCAGGACCCCAACCTGGCCTGCCTGCGCTCCGACCGCAACTATCCGGCCGTGGTAGCCGAAGCGCTGGGCGCCGACCTGACCGACGTCACCTGCTCGGGGGCCCGGCTCTCGGACCTGTCCGAGCGGCAGTACGGCCTCCTGCCGCCCCAGTACCGGGCCCTGGACGAGGAGACGGACCTGGTGACCATCACCATCGGAGGCAACGACGTCGACCTGGTCACCAGGGCACTGACCTGCCTGAATTTCAAACCCGAGCCTTATGGGATCTCCTGCGAGGAGCGCCTGACCTCCGGCGGCGACCGGATCGCCGAGGACGTGGACGCCTGGGAGCCCGAGTTCGGCGCCGCCCTGGCCCGGATCGGCGAGCTCGCACCCGACGCCCGGATCGTCGTGGCGGGGTACGGCCACTACATCCGGGAGGGCGGCTGCTGGCCCGACCAGCCGATCTGGGGGCGCGACGGCGACTATCTGCAGCGTTCGGTGAGCCACCTCAACGACGCCCTGGAGCGCCAGGCCGGCGAGCACGGCGCCGAATTCGTGGACCTGGAGCCCGTCAGCGAGGGCCATGACGTCTGCGCGGCGCCCGGCGACCGCTACCTGGAAGGCCTCGTTCCCACCAGCCCGGCCATGACGCTGCACCCCAACGCC
- a CDS encoding ArsR/SmtB family transcription factor → MGIGEETATASLSHDAPPSGERLAAAASVFRLLSDPTRLHLLWTMAQGEADVTTLTRASGASRTSVSQHLAKLRLAGLVDSRRESRRVLYTLRDGHLRRLVLEALNHADHQVTGEPPHA, encoded by the coding sequence ATGGGCATCGGCGAGGAGACGGCGACCGCGAGCCTTTCGCATGACGCCCCGCCCAGCGGCGAGCGGCTGGCGGCCGCGGCGTCGGTGTTCCGGCTGCTGTCCGACCCGACCCGGCTGCACCTGCTGTGGACCATGGCGCAGGGCGAGGCCGACGTCACCACGCTCACCCGGGCCAGCGGCGCCTCGCGCACCTCGGTCAGCCAGCACCTGGCCAAGCTGCGCCTGGCCGGGCTGGTGGACTCCCGCCGGGAGAGCCGCCGCGTGCTCTACACGCTGCGCGACGGCCACCTGCGCCGCCTCGTCCTGGAGGCGCTCAACCACGCCGACCACCAGGTCACCGGGGAGCCCCCGCACGCCTGA
- a CDS encoding PucR family transcriptional regulator gives MTVHKPRAVLRTDRAGGDWSAPSFGGAELHRTLMAALPELTARVTERLTGEVEIYRKLPAEELAGDVRKIMEWTICAFAAALRTGLLPEGAELDRIRSSAAKRAEEGVPVDAVVTAYHVGALACLDAVASAAGPGDLADALAVNRLLVGFLGRVTSAVTGGYTEEYRALLGEGTADRQSLLSALLEGSWDEESAVHAGIRPPACYLVLSLAIDAHPDERAPGVSTGVAARRKVRRLRTELERRSAEPVLSRISSSEGLALVPLAGQGAGRADWDRTADLVRALGSAAGASVTAGAAVCAPSGVPDAARLATELRDLAVASRRPPGLYRLPDLLLEHQLTRPGPALDHLVELLGPAHANPDLLPTLRVHLETDLNRRRTAARLDVHPNTVDYRLRRFTALTGLDIARNHDRMVARAALAALDTAPARFRG, from the coding sequence GTGACCGTTCACAAACCGCGGGCCGTTCTGCGCACCGACCGGGCGGGCGGGGACTGGTCGGCCCCCTCTTTCGGCGGGGCCGAACTGCACCGCACGCTGATGGCCGCCCTCCCCGAACTGACCGCGCGGGTGACGGAGCGGCTCACCGGCGAGGTGGAGATCTACCGGAAACTGCCCGCCGAGGAATTGGCCGGCGACGTCCGGAAGATCATGGAATGGACGATCTGCGCGTTCGCGGCGGCGCTGCGCACCGGCCTGCTGCCGGAGGGGGCGGAGCTCGACCGGATCCGCTCGTCGGCGGCCAAGCGCGCCGAGGAGGGCGTCCCGGTGGACGCGGTCGTCACCGCCTACCACGTCGGCGCCCTCGCCTGCCTGGACGCCGTCGCCTCCGCCGCCGGCCCCGGCGACCTCGCCGACGCGCTGGCGGTCAACCGGCTGCTCGTCGGCTTCCTGGGAAGGGTCACCTCCGCGGTCACCGGAGGCTACACCGAGGAGTACCGCGCGCTGCTCGGCGAAGGCACCGCGGACCGCCAATCCCTGCTGTCCGCGCTGCTGGAGGGGTCCTGGGACGAGGAGTCGGCGGTCCATGCGGGGATCCGGCCGCCCGCCTGCTACCTGGTGCTGTCCCTGGCGATCGACGCGCATCCCGACGAGCGGGCGCCGGGGGTGAGCACGGGCGTGGCTGCCCGCCGCAAGGTGCGCCGGCTCCGCACCGAGCTGGAGCGGCGCAGCGCCGAGCCGGTCCTGTCGCGGATCTCCTCGTCCGAGGGGCTCGCCCTGGTCCCCCTCGCCGGGCAGGGCGCGGGCCGGGCCGACTGGGACCGCACGGCCGATCTCGTCCGCGCGCTGGGTTCGGCGGCCGGGGCGTCGGTGACCGCCGGCGCGGCGGTCTGCGCCCCGTCCGGGGTCCCCGACGCCGCGCGGCTGGCCACCGAGCTGCGCGACCTGGCCGTCGCCTCGCGCCGGCCGCCCGGCCTGTACCGCCTGCCCGACCTGCTGCTGGAGCACCAGCTCACCCGGCCCGGACCCGCCCTGGACCATCTGGTGGAGCTGCTGGGGCCCGCGCACGCCAACCCGGACCTGCTGCCCACCCTGCGCGTGCACCTGGAGACCGATCTCAACCGGCGCCGGACCGCCGCCCGGCTGGACGTGCATCCGAACACGGTCGACTACCGGCTGCGCAGGTTCACCGCGCTGACCGGCCTGGACATCGCGCGCAACCATGACCGCATGGTGGCCCGGGCCGCTCTGGCCGCCCTGGACACCGCGCCCGCCCGGTTCCGGGGATAG
- a CDS encoding iron chaperone encodes MATSKTGKTGSAGLSAEERAAMKERAAEVRAEARRAKGAAKAEADRNDLLAKIEEMPEPDRALARRVHEIVTAAAPRLAPKTWYGMPAYALDGKILCFFQSAAKFKSRYATFGFNDTAALDDGSFWPTSFALTAIGPAEEKAIADLVARAVR; translated from the coding sequence ATGGCCACCTCCAAGACCGGCAAGACCGGATCGGCCGGCCTCTCCGCCGAAGAGCGCGCCGCGATGAAGGAGCGCGCCGCCGAGGTGCGGGCCGAGGCCCGCCGCGCGAAGGGCGCCGCGAAGGCCGAGGCCGACCGGAACGACCTGCTCGCCAAGATCGAGGAGATGCCGGAGCCGGACCGCGCCCTCGCGCGCCGGGTGCACGAGATCGTCACCGCCGCCGCGCCGCGGCTCGCCCCGAAGACCTGGTACGGGATGCCGGCCTACGCGCTCGACGGGAAGATCCTCTGCTTCTTCCAGAGCGCGGCGAAGTTCAAGTCCCGCTACGCGACGTTCGGGTTCAATGACACCGCGGCCCTCGACGACGGCTCGTTCTGGCCGACCTCGTTCGCGCTGACCGCCATCGGCCCCGCGGAGGAGAAGGCGATCGCCGACCTCGTCGCCCGCGCCGTGCGGTGA